From the genome of Acidimicrobiia bacterium, one region includes:
- a CDS encoding amidohydrolase family protein gives MSGGSGTLLVVDRVAGTPHDAVLVSGGRVVGVGQSTSFDTRGLTVDRYPGTTLVAGLGDAHFHPLGFTAAINRLNVARCGNFDELRAKVRAAAADLAPDEPLIGTRLNDDGLAEGRLPTRLELDAMMPVRPLFLYRYCGHIAVANTAGLDAARVGPDTADPIGGSLDRDEEGRPNGILRETAVSIVGDVLGGRSASLTPDQVLSGLSGLVGAGLTRLGAIISTVSFCGVSNELDLLMDIARDLPLHLSVLVHAATADELEAAAERLSNAGRRVSFLGMKDFTDGSLGGHTAALRRPYADWPHETGTNRFDLDRIGPIAERSLALGGSVALHAIGDAACRDVIGYFGELREAGVEAERLRIEHASILTDDDVEELASTGAVASVQPAFLASETEWLATRLGDRVDTTYRFKTMQDAGIPLAGGSDCPVEPPFPLAGMAVARDRAGLVPSESLDARAALGLFTEGVSLALREPTPLAVGSRADFTLVDVDPMTATPDELRSAEVVSTWIEGKPHIAEHFEWDQ, from the coding sequence ATGTCCGGGGGTAGCGGGACCCTCCTGGTGGTGGATCGAGTCGCAGGCACCCCCCATGATGCCGTTCTTGTGTCCGGCGGTCGGGTTGTCGGGGTTGGTCAATCCACGAGCTTCGACACCAGGGGTCTGACGGTTGATCGGTATCCCGGGACGACTCTGGTGGCCGGCCTGGGTGACGCCCACTTCCATCCGTTGGGGTTCACGGCAGCCATCAACCGGCTCAATGTGGCGCGCTGCGGGAACTTCGACGAACTGCGAGCCAAAGTTCGGGCGGCCGCTGCGGATCTCGCCCCCGACGAGCCACTGATCGGGACACGGCTCAACGACGACGGCTTGGCAGAAGGCCGACTGCCAACCAGGCTCGAATTGGATGCGATGATGCCCGTTCGGCCGCTGTTCCTGTATCGATACTGCGGCCACATCGCGGTGGCCAACACAGCTGGCCTTGATGCTGCCCGAGTGGGTCCCGACACGGCAGATCCGATCGGGGGGTCGCTCGATCGTGACGAGGAGGGCAGGCCCAATGGGATCTTGCGTGAGACAGCGGTGTCGATCGTGGGAGATGTGCTGGGGGGCCGGTCAGCTTCCTTGACGCCGGATCAGGTGCTGAGCGGGCTATCGGGACTGGTTGGAGCCGGACTCACCCGCCTCGGCGCCATCATTTCGACGGTCAGCTTCTGTGGCGTGTCGAACGAGCTTGATCTACTCATGGACATTGCGAGAGATCTACCCCTTCACCTGTCCGTACTGGTGCATGCCGCCACCGCCGACGAGTTGGAGGCGGCGGCCGAGCGGCTGTCGAACGCCGGAAGGCGGGTGAGCTTTCTCGGAATGAAGGACTTCACCGACGGCAGCCTTGGTGGACACACAGCCGCTCTCCGACGCCCCTATGCGGATTGGCCTCACGAGACAGGTACCAACCGTTTTGATCTCGACAGAATCGGACCGATTGCCGAAAGATCTTTGGCGCTTGGCGGCTCCGTTGCCTTGCACGCGATCGGCGATGCCGCCTGCCGTGACGTGATTGGCTACTTCGGTGAACTCCGGGAGGCTGGCGTAGAAGCCGAACGCCTCCGGATTGAACACGCCTCGATACTCACCGACGATGACGTCGAAGAGTTGGCCTCAACCGGGGCGGTGGCCTCCGTGCAGCCCGCCTTTCTGGCTTCGGAAACAGAATGGCTTGCGACCCGGCTTGGTGATCGAGTCGACACGACCTATCGCTTCAAGACGATGCAAGACGCCGGAATCCCGTTGGCTGGTGGATCGGACTGCCCGGTGGAGCCACCCTTTCCACTCGCCGGTATGGCGGTGGCCCGCGACAGAGCCGGTCTGGTGCCGTCTGAGTCGCTCGACGCCAGAGCCGCGCTCGGATTGTTTACCGAGGGGGTCTCGCTGGCTCTTCGCGAACCCACCCCATTGGCGGTTGGGTCCCGGGCAGACTTCACGTTGGTCGATGTCGATCCAATGACAGCCACTCCCGACGAACTGCGCTCCGCCGAGGTCGTATCCACCTGGATTGAGGGAAAACCGCACATCGCGGAGCACTTCGAGTGGGATCAATAA
- a CDS encoding DUF695 domain-containing protein, giving the protein MFEEGIQEFWAWWSDVGRASLLAAIEGQDSDIAEVLSDKVHELHLNLDWQLTPLDDGTFCLAISGGGSRMLRVLTETAMVWAPVDDDRFVYAAARIAQPLTPFEFGDTVIDPSLVRVATEVDEEYEQLDVTMYIPGAESYDDADLTELAMILLDTALGEDATERWIGIIDTVDQDPGHSMYLTDLPGAIAQYEPTVTRDEWVVFQKGPSPKEPVVVALNVAAKHIEHLTHGIHVEIRIALTEVTGLGMPSEAEAERLAAIEDAIVDALPDGVILVARETGLNLRILHFYGRNADHLEEALTPFEDHASHDIEFHLALDADWSMLAQLR; this is encoded by the coding sequence GTGTTCGAAGAAGGTATTCAAGAGTTCTGGGCTTGGTGGAGCGATGTCGGCAGGGCAAGCCTGTTGGCGGCCATTGAGGGCCAGGACTCCGACATCGCCGAGGTTCTGTCGGACAAAGTTCACGAGTTACATCTCAACCTGGACTGGCAACTCACACCGCTCGACGACGGTACGTTCTGCCTGGCCATCTCGGGAGGGGGGAGCCGGATGCTCCGTGTTCTGACCGAGACGGCCATGGTGTGGGCGCCGGTTGACGATGACCGGTTCGTCTATGCGGCGGCCAGGATTGCCCAGCCACTCACCCCGTTCGAGTTCGGTGACACGGTGATCGATCCGAGCCTGGTCCGCGTTGCCACCGAGGTTGACGAAGAATACGAACAACTCGACGTGACGATGTACATACCGGGCGCCGAATCGTATGACGACGCAGACCTCACGGAGTTGGCGATGATCCTGCTGGACACCGCACTCGGCGAAGACGCCACCGAGAGGTGGATCGGGATCATCGATACCGTCGATCAAGACCCGGGTCACAGCATGTATCTCACGGACTTGCCGGGAGCCATCGCCCAATACGAGCCGACCGTCACCAGAGACGAGTGGGTTGTATTCCAAAAGGGCCCGAGCCCCAAAGAGCCGGTGGTGGTGGCGTTGAATGTCGCCGCCAAACATATCGAACATCTGACGCACGGTATCCACGTCGAAATCCGAATTGCCCTCACCGAGGTGACCGGACTCGGAATGCCGTCTGAAGCAGAGGCCGAACGGCTAGCCGCGATCGAAGATGCCATTGTTGATGCGCTTCCAGACGGAGTGATACTGGTGGCGCGAGAGACCGGACTCAACCTCCGAATCCTGCATTTTTACGGCCGAAACGCCGACCACCTCGAGGAGGCATTGACCCCGTTCGAGGACCATGCCAGTCACGACATCGAATTCCATCTGGCGCTCGATGCCGACTGGTCGATGCTTGCCCAGTTGCGCTGA
- a CDS encoding Zn-dependent oligopeptidase has product MLFDYTTVTARSIEAALDAALAKADGFIAEMVNCEDARTFANTLEPAERAAQTVAIAYGQGPFLGETSPDEEVRTAARALEEKLAKWGVDLVFREDVYQAIAEYAATDEAASLVGESARLLEFTLRDFRMAGHELAMDDREKLKELNERLVELSIAFSTNIAEYEDYLVVTRADLDGLPDSYIEGLKPGEKANTFCVSMAYPDVVPFIENVKNRDLREALQKKFSNRAAEANRPVIQEAVEIRQQIADIFGVDSWAHHSMQLKMAETPEAVFEFYDSIVPGLTTQARAEIERMAALLHADTGADELELWDWRYYDTVLKRDEFGVDNQRVSEYLSLNRVVKGMFDLTSEMFGVTYTEITPANAWHEDVTLWQVTEADSGHTIGHFYMDLFPREGKFSHAAAWPLVPAHRGPDGYVKPVSAIVANFPKPSPDRPSLLQHGDAVTLFHEFGHILHMTFSKAELLRFSGASTEWDFVEAPSQIMEHWCWEPDILRRFATHHETNEVMPDELLGQLAASRYLNESLAKLRQVTYGMLDMYLHGPGRPYSLDEALRKANEFSLLPHPEGTFFLGSFGHMFGYDAGYYGYLWAEVFGDDMFSRFVADGIDNPAVGMDYRNLVLAPNGTKDAIVLVRQFLGREPSSEPFLTKLGIEQDTP; this is encoded by the coding sequence ATGTTGTTTGACTACACAACCGTCACCGCCCGGTCAATCGAAGCGGCCCTCGATGCCGCCCTGGCGAAGGCTGACGGCTTCATCGCTGAAATGGTCAATTGCGAGGACGCCCGAACCTTCGCAAACACGCTCGAACCGGCGGAACGAGCTGCCCAAACCGTCGCCATCGCCTATGGACAGGGCCCCTTTCTGGGCGAAACGTCGCCCGACGAAGAAGTCAGGACCGCAGCCAGGGCGCTTGAGGAGAAGCTCGCCAAGTGGGGTGTCGATCTCGTGTTCCGGGAGGATGTGTATCAGGCAATTGCCGAATATGCAGCTACAGACGAGGCCGCTTCCCTCGTCGGCGAGTCTGCCCGACTCCTGGAGTTCACGCTGCGCGACTTTCGGATGGCCGGCCATGAACTGGCGATGGACGATCGTGAAAAGCTGAAGGAACTCAACGAGCGCCTGGTCGAGTTGAGTATCGCTTTCTCCACCAACATCGCCGAATACGAGGACTATCTCGTGGTCACGCGTGCCGACCTTGACGGCTTGCCTGACTCGTACATCGAGGGTCTGAAGCCCGGCGAGAAAGCAAATACGTTTTGCGTCTCGATGGCCTACCCCGATGTCGTCCCCTTCATTGAGAACGTCAAAAACCGCGACCTGCGCGAGGCACTCCAAAAGAAGTTCAGCAACCGGGCGGCAGAAGCCAATCGTCCGGTGATCCAGGAAGCCGTGGAGATCCGCCAACAGATTGCAGACATCTTCGGAGTGGACTCGTGGGCCCACCACTCAATGCAGCTCAAGATGGCCGAAACACCGGAGGCCGTCTTCGAGTTCTACGACTCGATCGTTCCGGGTCTGACAACCCAGGCCCGAGCCGAGATCGAACGAATGGCTGCCCTACTTCATGCCGACACCGGGGCCGATGAGCTTGAATTATGGGATTGGCGCTACTACGACACCGTCCTGAAACGGGACGAGTTCGGAGTGGACAACCAGAGGGTCTCCGAATACCTGTCACTCAACCGGGTCGTGAAGGGCATGTTCGACCTCACCTCCGAAATGTTCGGAGTCACGTACACCGAGATAACCCCTGCCAACGCCTGGCACGAAGATGTCACCCTGTGGCAGGTCACCGAGGCCGACTCCGGCCACACAATCGGCCACTTCTACATGGATTTGTTTCCCCGCGAAGGAAAGTTTTCACACGCGGCAGCCTGGCCGTTGGTACCCGCCCACCGCGGTCCAGATGGGTACGTGAAGCCCGTCAGCGCCATTGTCGCCAACTTCCCGAAACCGTCCCCGGACAGGCCATCACTACTCCAGCACGGTGACGCGGTGACGCTATTTCATGAATTCGGCCACATCCTTCATATGACCTTTTCAAAAGCCGAACTCCTCAGATTCTCCGGGGCGAGCACTGAATGGGACTTTGTCGAGGCGCCCTCGCAGATCATGGAGCACTGGTGCTGGGAGCCCGACATCCTGCGACGCTTCGCAACTCACCACGAGACCAATGAAGTCATGCCGGATGAGCTCCTCGGACAACTTGCTGCTTCGCGGTACCTCAACGAAAGCCTCGCCAAGCTTCGCCAGGTCACCTACGGAATGCTCGACATGTACCTTCACGGACCGGGGCGTCCGTATTCGTTGGACGAGGCCCTCCGCAAGGCAAACGAGTTCAGCCTGCTCCCCCATCCCGAGGGAACCTTCTTCCTTGGTTCCTTCGGACACATGTTTGGCTACGACGCCGGCTACTACGGATACTTGTGGGCCGAGGTGTTCGGGGACGATATGTTCTCACGATTCGTTGCCGACGGCATAGACAATCCGGCAGTAGGGATGGACTATCGCAACCTGGTGTTGGCGCCCAATGGCACCAAAGATGCCATCGTCCTCGTCCGGCAATTTCTCGGTCGCGAACCATCAAGCGAACCCTTCCTCACAAAGCTCGGAATCGAGCAGGACACTCCCTAA
- a CDS encoding metal-sensitive transcriptional regulator yields the protein MAPMKEQHKKDALNRLKTVRGHLESVIRMVEEERYCPDVMKQVSALQGSLERVNRVLLQNHLETCVTHAISEGRTAEIVEELMETMRYTAAVTGPANPTE from the coding sequence ATGGCTCCGATGAAGGAACAGCACAAGAAGGACGCACTCAATCGTTTGAAGACGGTTCGTGGTCACCTTGAGAGCGTGATCCGAATGGTCGAGGAAGAGCGATACTGCCCCGATGTGATGAAACAAGTTTCAGCACTTCAGGGTTCGCTTGAACGCGTCAACCGTGTGTTGCTCCAAAACCATCTCGAGACATGCGTGACTCATGCCATCAGTGAGGGGCGCACCGCCGAGATCGTAGAAGAACTCATGGAAACCATGCGGTACACGGCCGCCGTCACTGGCCCTGCAAACCCAACGGAGTAG
- a CDS encoding heavy-metal-associated domain-containing protein — protein MNTTTLSVPTISCGHCKSSIEGAVNELAGVDKVEVHIEERTVDLSFDDSLALDAIIEAIEEQGYDVAR, from the coding sequence ATGAATACCACCACCCTTTCCGTCCCAACAATCTCGTGCGGACACTGCAAGTCCTCCATCGAAGGAGCGGTCAACGAACTTGCCGGCGTTGACAAAGTCGAAGTCCATATCGAGGAACGCACCGTAGATCTCTCCTTCGACGATTCGCTGGCGCTGGACGCCATCATCGAAGCGATCGAAGAGCAGGGTTACGACGTAGCCCGATAG